The following coding sequences lie in one Drosophila gunungcola strain Sukarami chromosome X unlocalized genomic scaffold, Dgunungcola_SK_2 000021F, whole genome shotgun sequence genomic window:
- the LOC128260368 gene encoding uncharacterized protein LOC128260368 has protein sequence MSNQKVLLVALLCLMVTVAWSLPSQSVNVTETATSKRQLIKDFVAKVQELINLLVKQLQELSAKK, from the exons ATGTCCAACCAAAAAGTATTGCTCGTTGCCCTGCTTTGCC TGATGGTGACAGTGGCCTGGAGTCTGCCCAGTCAGTCTGTAAATGTGACGGAAACAGCGACGTCGAAAAGGCAGCTTATCAAGGATTTTGTGGCCAAGGTTCAGGAACTTATAAACTTATTAGTTAAACAGTTGCAGGAACTTTCAGCCAAAAAATAG